Proteins encoded by one window of Tunturibacter psychrotolerans:
- a CDS encoding menaquinone biosynthesis family protein codes for MITASTAIQEISIAHSPDSDDAFMFYGLATNKVRVPGYKFTHTLTDIETLNHRAINEAFYDVTAISFHAYPYLQDKYTLMSCGGSVGEGYGPMIVAPRKLSLDEVKKTRIAVPGTLTTAYLTLKLFAPEIETVTVPFDKIIPSVVAGEFDAGLIIHEGQLTYANDGLIKLLDLGQWWREQTGLPLPLGGNAIRRSLGAETLLTTTNALRDSIQHALDNREEALAYAMQFARDLDPTLANRFVGMYVNERTLNYGEDGKDAIRKLLAMGYDRGIIPHRANVDFIG; via the coding sequence ATGATCACCGCAAGCACCGCAATCCAGGAAATCAGCATCGCCCACAGCCCCGACTCCGACGACGCCTTCATGTTCTATGGCCTTGCCACCAACAAGGTCCGAGTCCCCGGCTACAAGTTCACCCACACCCTCACCGACATCGAGACCCTCAATCACCGCGCCATCAACGAGGCCTTCTACGACGTCACCGCCATCTCCTTTCACGCCTACCCGTATTTGCAGGACAAATACACACTCATGTCCTGCGGCGGCAGCGTCGGCGAAGGCTACGGCCCAATGATCGTCGCACCCCGCAAGCTCTCTCTCGATGAAGTCAAGAAGACGCGCATCGCGGTCCCCGGCACCCTCACTACCGCTTATCTCACCCTAAAGCTCTTCGCCCCCGAGATCGAAACCGTCACCGTCCCCTTCGACAAGATCATCCCCTCCGTCGTCGCGGGCGAGTTCGACGCCGGCCTCATCATCCACGAAGGCCAACTCACCTACGCCAACGATGGCCTCATTAAGCTCCTCGACCTCGGCCAGTGGTGGCGCGAACAGACCGGTCTCCCCCTCCCCCTCGGAGGCAACGCCATTCGTCGCTCCCTTGGCGCCGAAACTCTCCTCACCACCACCAACGCCCTGCGCGACAGCATCCAGCACGCACTCGACAACCGCGAAGAGGCACTTGCCTACGCCATGCAGTTCGCGCGCGACCTCGACCCCACGCTCGCCAACCGCTTCGTCGGTATGTACGTCAACGAGCGCACCCTCAACTACGGCGAAGACGGCAAAGACGCCATTCGCAAACTCCTCGCCATGGGCTACGATCGCGGCATCATCCCCCACCGCGCCAACGTGGACTTCATCGGCTAA
- the mdcE gene encoding biotin-independent malonate decarboxylase subunit gamma: protein MNEQVGLRGRAWFKALTGSDTPNSGDPNSVLATTAAVENESSLFLCVVPDKNSRFPCVRDGQVGLEEAFTLATHVRAIIAEDRDKPREAKRPIIAIIDVKSQAYGRREETAGIFFAAATSADAYASARVAGHPVISLVAGQAFSGGFLTHGYQANRILAFDDAGIVIHAMHKEAAARITRRSVAELEKLGHEIAPMSYDVRDYAKLGLLCKLLHADDPQHPTSSEVAEVRKAITEAIADARNGKLDLSNRWESDAAKTTRRGTLAVRAALEAQWFNE, encoded by the coding sequence ATGAATGAACAAGTTGGATTGCGCGGCAGAGCATGGTTCAAAGCCCTGACCGGAAGCGACACACCGAATAGCGGTGATCCGAACTCCGTACTGGCCACAACCGCGGCTGTTGAAAATGAGTCATCCCTCTTCCTCTGCGTTGTACCTGACAAGAACAGCCGCTTTCCTTGTGTCCGCGACGGGCAGGTTGGACTCGAAGAAGCATTCACTCTCGCAACCCACGTTCGAGCGATTATCGCGGAAGATCGCGATAAACCTCGTGAAGCGAAGCGTCCCATCATCGCAATCATTGACGTCAAGAGCCAGGCCTACGGGCGCCGGGAGGAAACGGCCGGTATCTTCTTCGCGGCGGCTACATCGGCAGATGCATACGCATCGGCAAGGGTGGCGGGACATCCCGTTATTTCGTTGGTAGCCGGCCAAGCTTTTAGCGGCGGATTTCTCACTCATGGCTACCAAGCCAATCGCATTTTGGCATTTGACGATGCTGGGATTGTGATCCATGCAATGCATAAGGAGGCGGCAGCCAGGATTACGAGAAGATCCGTTGCGGAACTCGAAAAGCTGGGACACGAGATCGCTCCTATGTCGTATGACGTCCGGGACTATGCCAAACTCGGCCTCCTGTGCAAGCTGTTGCACGCCGACGACCCACAACACCCGACTTCGAGTGAGGTTGCCGAAGTGAGAAAAGCAATCACTGAAGCGATTGCCGATGCACGTAATGGCAAGCTTGATCTGAGTAACAGGTGGGAGTCAGACGCCGCAAAAACAACGCGGAGAGGTACCCTTGCGGTGCGAGCTGCCCTTGAAGCGCAGTGGTTCAACGAGTAA
- a CDS encoding FtsB family cell division protein produces the protein MTRLNTTGAVPKRSSTIVRLYERGRLGWRKVATGAAAVLAVAMGYHVIFGQNGLTVYQQKRNDAQSLDSQLRSLQRENDLLKGHVERLQSDPNAIEHQAREELHYTRPGEVIVYMPAPAGSSSTGVAKQ, from the coding sequence ATGACTCGTTTGAATACAACAGGCGCGGTACCGAAGCGGTCGAGCACGATCGTGCGTCTGTATGAGCGAGGCCGGCTGGGGTGGCGGAAGGTCGCTACCGGCGCGGCAGCGGTGCTTGCGGTGGCGATGGGGTATCACGTTATCTTTGGGCAAAACGGACTGACGGTCTACCAACAGAAACGGAACGATGCACAGAGTCTGGACAGCCAGCTGCGCAGCCTGCAGCGGGAGAATGATCTGTTGAAGGGGCATGTGGAGCGGCTGCAGAGCGATCCCAATGCGATTGAGCATCAAGCGCGCGAGGAACTGCATTACACCCGGCCCGGTGAGGTGATTGTCTATATGCCTGCTCCAGCTGGATCGAGTTCCACGGGCGTGGCGAAGCAGTAA
- a CDS encoding ABC transporter permease, which yields MRTFFSDLKIAIRHLSKSPGFSATAILMLALAIGATTAIFSLVEGVLLRPLPFPDPSRLVVLSDILKGLDTGGGNNEAGVTAPDIRNYSRDTHSFTSLGGYHTTSYELSGVGEPANVNAARMSSGVFPALAVQPLMGRFFTKEEDDQHQQVMVLSYSTWQTRFQGDPNVLGRKVLLNRKPYLIIGVMPRNFEFPLVPGHLNRSEFWVPISFEPQELGTGSASWNFEMVGRLKPGVTIPQAIEDANVVAKETVRNYPAFMAGFSITSTVRPLDEETVEEARPLIRTLFLAVAVVLLIACANLAGLLLVRSIRRRREIAVRLALGASSSTLLWQAILESLVLSVSGGVLGLILAAIALRVGIQALPETLPRISEIGLDWPVVAFALVLAIVTGIVCGLAPAFAAIRTSVNDTLKEGGRTGTSGGGHARLRSVLVISEIAVALVLLAASGLLLRSFEKMRQVDLGFQPDHTLVASYSLPKKQYGNQTAVNEFSHELIARLQALPGVKSVGLTTFLPASGQNSSSAFVAEGHVLPPAAGGLDLGTSISVQGDYFRAVGIPLLKGRLFTPDDNANQPPVVIVNQMLAQESWPDQNPIGKRFRIGSETMTTPWATVVGVVSDVKENSPDLPLKQQYYKPVEQEEAMAGSLGSPDDINGNGGYIAVRTSMAPEQMENLLRSTVHSIDPQLPLTQVQSMEHALSDTEAPRRFNTALISSFAIIAVLLAVLGIYSVIAFSVALRVQEMAIRMALGSQRAGIVRLVVLSGAKLAIIGCAIGLVGAFAASRIIKTFLFGVSAFDPIVLTLATLSLLLLALAASLLPARRAASVDLTQALRSE from the coding sequence ACCTGAAGATTGCTATTCGCCACTTGTCGAAGTCCCCAGGATTCTCCGCAACCGCCATCCTGATGTTGGCTCTCGCCATCGGTGCAACCACCGCCATCTTCTCGCTCGTTGAAGGCGTACTCCTCCGCCCCCTCCCCTTCCCTGACCCCAGCCGCCTCGTAGTCCTCTCCGACATCCTCAAAGGCCTGGACACCGGCGGCGGTAACAATGAAGCCGGTGTCACCGCGCCCGACATCCGCAACTACAGCCGTGATACTCACAGCTTTACCAGCCTGGGCGGCTACCACACCACCAGCTATGAGTTGTCTGGCGTGGGCGAGCCCGCCAATGTCAACGCTGCTCGCATGAGCAGTGGCGTATTTCCTGCCCTCGCCGTCCAGCCGCTCATGGGCCGCTTTTTTACGAAGGAGGAAGATGATCAGCATCAGCAGGTCATGGTCCTAAGTTACTCAACATGGCAGACCCGGTTTCAAGGCGACCCCAACGTCCTCGGTCGCAAGGTTCTACTCAATCGCAAGCCCTACCTCATCATCGGCGTCATGCCACGCAACTTCGAGTTCCCCCTGGTCCCCGGCCATCTCAACCGCAGTGAGTTCTGGGTTCCCATCAGCTTCGAACCGCAGGAACTCGGTACCGGCTCGGCCTCGTGGAACTTTGAGATGGTAGGCCGCCTTAAGCCGGGTGTCACCATCCCTCAGGCCATAGAAGATGCCAACGTAGTAGCCAAAGAGACTGTCCGGAACTATCCCGCCTTCATGGCCGGGTTCAGCATCACCTCCACCGTTCGGCCGCTCGACGAAGAAACCGTCGAAGAAGCGCGGCCTCTCATTCGCACTCTCTTCCTCGCTGTTGCTGTCGTTCTTCTGATAGCGTGCGCGAACCTTGCCGGCCTTCTTCTGGTCCGCTCCATCCGGCGCCGTCGCGAGATTGCCGTCCGTCTCGCACTGGGCGCCAGTTCATCTACCCTGCTCTGGCAGGCGATTCTGGAAAGCCTCGTCCTCAGCGTTTCCGGAGGAGTTCTAGGCCTCATTCTTGCCGCCATTGCGCTTCGCGTGGGCATCCAGGCACTTCCTGAGACGTTGCCACGCATTAGTGAGATTGGCCTCGACTGGCCTGTCGTCGCCTTCGCTCTCGTCCTGGCAATCGTCACCGGCATTGTCTGCGGCCTCGCCCCCGCCTTCGCGGCCATCCGCACCAGCGTCAACGACACTCTCAAAGAAGGTGGCCGAACCGGCACCTCAGGTGGAGGCCACGCAAGACTTCGCTCGGTACTGGTGATCTCCGAGATCGCCGTCGCGCTCGTTCTTCTCGCCGCCTCCGGCCTTCTGCTGCGCAGCTTCGAGAAAATGCGTCAGGTCGATCTTGGCTTTCAACCAGACCACACACTAGTCGCCAGCTACAGTCTTCCCAAAAAACAATATGGAAACCAGACCGCCGTTAACGAGTTTAGCCATGAGCTCATCGCGCGCCTGCAAGCTCTTCCGGGCGTCAAAAGTGTTGGTTTGACCACCTTCCTTCCCGCAAGCGGTCAGAATTCTAGTAGCGCCTTCGTCGCAGAAGGCCACGTTCTGCCCCCAGCCGCAGGAGGGCTCGATCTGGGAACATCCATATCCGTTCAGGGCGACTACTTCCGCGCAGTTGGGATTCCACTGCTCAAGGGGAGGCTCTTTACCCCCGATGACAATGCAAACCAGCCACCTGTCGTCATCGTCAATCAAATGCTCGCGCAGGAGTCCTGGCCCGATCAAAATCCCATCGGCAAGAGATTCCGCATCGGCTCTGAGACGATGACCACGCCGTGGGCAACTGTAGTCGGAGTAGTCTCGGATGTAAAAGAGAACTCACCCGATCTCCCGCTGAAACAGCAGTACTACAAACCTGTCGAACAAGAGGAAGCAATGGCGGGATCGCTTGGCTCCCCGGACGACATCAACGGCAACGGCGGATACATCGCAGTGCGAACGTCGATGGCTCCCGAACAGATGGAGAATCTCTTGCGCTCCACCGTGCACTCTATCGATCCGCAGCTTCCTCTCACGCAGGTCCAGAGCATGGAGCACGCCCTCTCAGACACGGAAGCTCCACGCCGTTTCAACACGGCACTGATCTCCTCCTTCGCCATTATTGCGGTGTTGTTGGCAGTCCTGGGCATCTACAGCGTCATCGCGTTTTCCGTTGCGCTACGCGTGCAGGAGATGGCAATTCGAATGGCTCTCGGATCTCAACGTGCGGGAATTGTTCGCTTGGTAGTTCTATCAGGTGCCAAACTCGCAATCATCGGTTGCGCGATTGGTCTGGTAGGAGCCTTCGCCGCCTCCCGCATTATTAAGACCTTCCTCTTCGGCGTCAGCGCATTCGACCCCATCGTGCTTACTCTTGCGACACTCTCGCTCCTGCTACTGGCGCTAGCCGCATCTCTGCTTCCGGCGCGTCGCGCAGCCTCCGTCGACCTCACCCAAGCACTACGATCCGAGTAA
- the mdcH gene encoding malonate decarboxylase subunit epsilon encodes MNTAFLFPGQGAQRPGMLHELVDDPAVQLTLDEISDVLRSDVRLLDSPEALNSTVSVQLALLASGVATGRALQRGGVTCCAVAGLSVGAFAAAVVAEAISLKDAVILVRSRAEKMEKLYPVGYGLAAVVGLNERQVTAIVDSVHTAASPVFVGNINAPRQIVIAGSIEGMQKVLEEGRRHGARKAELLHVSVPSHCPLLSSVADSLRLQLNSMQLKAPKFPYIANVNARAVRSASAVAKDLADNIAHGVRWHDATIVAEELGCNLFLEMPPGHTLADLAEENVPGVTASVVTSDLFRHVLRLAAA; translated from the coding sequence GTGAATACTGCATTTTTGTTTCCGGGACAAGGAGCACAGAGACCTGGAATGCTTCATGAACTCGTTGATGATCCTGCCGTCCAATTGACACTCGATGAGATCAGCGACGTATTGAGGTCCGATGTTCGTCTGTTGGATTCGCCTGAGGCACTGAATTCGACGGTATCGGTTCAGTTGGCTCTTCTCGCTTCTGGAGTTGCCACAGGTAGAGCTTTACAGAGAGGTGGTGTTACCTGTTGTGCGGTTGCGGGTTTATCTGTGGGCGCTTTTGCAGCAGCAGTCGTCGCCGAGGCGATCTCATTAAAAGATGCGGTAATTCTGGTTCGTTCCCGCGCAGAGAAAATGGAAAAGCTATATCCAGTCGGATACGGATTGGCTGCCGTCGTCGGTCTTAATGAGCGACAGGTTACGGCGATTGTCGATTCTGTACACACGGCCGCGTCTCCGGTATTCGTAGGAAATATCAACGCACCGAGGCAGATCGTAATTGCAGGCTCCATAGAAGGGATGCAGAAGGTTTTAGAAGAGGGCCGCCGGCACGGTGCCAGGAAGGCTGAGCTCCTACACGTTTCAGTGCCGTCCCATTGTCCTCTACTTTCATCCGTTGCCGACTCACTTCGGCTTCAGTTAAATTCTATGCAGCTAAAGGCGCCAAAGTTTCCCTATATTGCGAACGTGAATGCACGAGCTGTGCGCTCCGCGTCGGCAGTAGCAAAGGATTTGGCGGACAACATCGCCCACGGAGTTCGCTGGCATGATGCGACGATAGTCGCGGAGGAATTGGGCTGTAACCTCTTTCTTGAAATGCCGCCGGGCCACACCTTGGCAGACCTCGCGGAAGAAAACGTCCCGGGCGTTACCGCTTCTGTCGTCACATCGGATCTTTTCAGACATGTTTTGCGACTCGCCGCCGCTTAA
- a CDS encoding biotin transporter BioY, producing MQSATSSQLGLTHRTGSLQESLSGKVVLTVAASAFVAICAHISLPLPFTPVPLTLQNFAVILIGMLLGPVAGFSAMVLYLAEGAMGLPVFTPHSIGGIAHLLGPNAGYLFSYPLAAATAGWAVRAMQRITTPFRAGLAAASLASAPIFILGAGWLAHLLHTSAAATWTMAIAPFLPGEIVKITAAAGIFSSIKRWRKS from the coding sequence ATGCAATCCGCCACCTCCTCTCAACTCGGTCTCACACACCGCACCGGATCGCTTCAGGAATCTCTCTCCGGCAAAGTCGTCCTTACCGTCGCAGCGAGTGCCTTCGTAGCCATCTGCGCGCACATCTCTTTACCGCTTCCCTTCACACCCGTGCCCCTCACCCTGCAGAACTTCGCCGTCATCCTGATCGGCATGTTGCTCGGTCCCGTAGCCGGCTTTTCCGCGATGGTTCTATATCTGGCCGAAGGCGCGATGGGCCTCCCTGTCTTCACTCCACACAGCATCGGCGGCATCGCTCACCTGCTCGGTCCCAACGCAGGCTACCTCTTCTCCTATCCTCTGGCTGCGGCAACCGCCGGGTGGGCTGTCCGCGCCATGCAGCGCATCACCACTCCCTTCCGTGCCGGCCTCGCAGCCGCATCCCTCGCCAGCGCGCCCATCTTCATCCTCGGAGCAGGCTGGCTCGCACATCTCCTCCACACCAGCGCCGCCGCCACATGGACCATGGCTATCGCCCCGTTCCTCCCCGGCGAGATCGTCAAGATCACCGCGGCCGCTGGCATCTTCAGCTCAATCAAACGCTGGCGCAAGTCCTAA
- a CDS encoding AEC family transporter, with amino-acid sequence MTSILLNALLPIFVGLLLGYIAGRRGVMDNLNVRNLIVLVMDFAIPCAMFSTISSTSWRVLREQSESAVMIAVVFVALYAASYIWARKSLKMSISDASVLALTVGFPNSAAVALPLLTNAYGPSSRVTAALSIAVGAITISPLTVALLESDKTSDGKGVSIQAVAIKFLRAFTRPVVWAPVLALGSVYFGLHLPSYVDGSLTILGSAASGSALILTGVVVSSQTFRFDRKVAWATAAIVLIQPLFALGITELFHMSHAEVRDITLISAIPGGFFGLVFGKSFNATPETASSGLIASYCVGAFSLAGWMLVLTKYL; translated from the coding sequence ATGACTTCGATTCTTCTTAATGCGTTGCTCCCTATCTTCGTGGGCCTGCTTTTGGGATATATAGCCGGCCGGCGCGGAGTCATGGACAACCTGAATGTTCGAAATCTAATCGTGCTAGTGATGGACTTCGCCATCCCATGTGCGATGTTTTCCACGATCAGCAGCACATCCTGGCGTGTGCTACGAGAACAATCGGAATCCGCCGTGATGATCGCTGTGGTATTTGTGGCTTTGTATGCTGCCAGTTATATCTGGGCAAGAAAAAGTCTCAAAATGTCCATCTCCGATGCTTCTGTTCTTGCACTGACAGTGGGCTTTCCGAATTCCGCGGCCGTAGCTTTGCCGTTGCTGACCAATGCGTATGGCCCCAGTTCAAGAGTCACAGCTGCTCTATCAATCGCAGTCGGAGCGATCACGATCTCCCCTTTAACCGTTGCGCTGCTCGAGTCCGACAAAACGTCCGATGGAAAGGGCGTCTCTATTCAAGCGGTTGCGATCAAATTTCTTCGGGCATTCACTCGTCCTGTGGTGTGGGCTCCTGTGTTGGCTTTGGGGAGTGTTTATTTCGGCTTACATTTACCGTCCTATGTTGATGGGTCATTAACGATTCTTGGGAGCGCAGCATCAGGATCAGCTTTGATTCTTACCGGGGTTGTTGTCTCCTCCCAGACGTTTCGCTTTGATCGGAAAGTCGCCTGGGCAACCGCTGCAATTGTCCTAATTCAACCCTTGTTTGCTCTTGGAATTACTGAGCTCTTTCATATGAGTCATGCTGAAGTCCGTGACATCACGCTTATCAGCGCTATACCGGGTGGGTTCTTCGGTCTTGTTTTTGGAAAGAGCTTTAATGCAACTCCTGAAACCGCTAGCTCGGGGCTGATTGCTTCGTATTGCGTAGGAGCATTTTCTTTGGCTGGCTGGATGCTCGTACTAACGAAGTATCTATGA
- a CDS encoding malonate decarboxylase holo-ACP synthase, translating to MRRSMVCALHVHDLILLGTNSTIKSAEGEPACRYLNPKQRPWVVVRRGRISDGLIPVGVRGAQRHERCAGFTSLSEVLEIRPPDQLRLMLAEDSRRVLQAFRTLSHLESHLVGLDMNWGPGGSVGYELASGIPAVRADSDLDFILFAPGKLEITEAQDLWRMISSAPGKVDALVETPFCGFSLEEFATTSPRKILLRTSDGRILGSNPWNLSNGEDS from the coding sequence ATGAGGCGATCCATGGTCTGCGCGCTGCATGTTCACGATCTCATTCTCCTAGGAACGAATTCGACGATCAAGTCCGCTGAAGGGGAGCCAGCATGCCGATATCTCAATCCGAAGCAGCGCCCTTGGGTGGTTGTGCGGAGAGGCCGCATCTCAGATGGATTGATCCCCGTGGGAGTGCGCGGAGCGCAGAGGCACGAACGCTGCGCAGGATTCACAAGTTTGAGTGAAGTGTTAGAGATTCGGCCGCCAGATCAGTTGCGGCTGATGCTCGCAGAGGATTCACGCCGGGTACTACAGGCGTTCCGAACCCTGTCTCATCTCGAAAGCCACCTCGTAGGATTAGATATGAACTGGGGTCCGGGCGGGAGCGTGGGTTATGAACTGGCCTCAGGGATACCGGCTGTCCGCGCTGACAGTGATTTAGACTTCATACTTTTCGCGCCTGGAAAACTCGAGATTACAGAAGCACAGGATTTGTGGCGCATGATCAGTAGTGCTCCGGGAAAGGTCGATGCATTGGTAGAAACGCCGTTCTGTGGTTTTTCTTTGGAGGAATTCGCGACAACCTCGCCTCGCAAGATTCTGCTTCGCACGAGTGACGGCCGCATTCTCGGCTCCAATCCTTGGAATCTGTCGAATGGAGAGGATAGCTAA